A genomic segment from Anopheles maculipalpis chromosome X, idAnoMacuDA_375_x, whole genome shotgun sequence encodes:
- the LOC126568831 gene encoding neutral ceramidase, which translates to MEEHQRHQRWNGTGVMSRWLLLGLLAVTIGVSSAYKVGVGRADCTGPSVEITFMGYAQVTQRGTGIHLRQYARSFIIEDETGTRVVFVSVDAGMMGHAIKRDVLAVLQKKYGELYTHANVVISGTHTHSTPGGFLMYLLYDLTSLGFVPETFNALVHGIAQSVIRAHNNMVEARIYVAETEVLDANINRSPSAYENNPEEERAQYEHNVDKTLVQLQFVHARDGTPFGAINWYAVHPTSMNNTNRLVSSDNVGLAAVMLEQERNPGSLVGKGEFVGAFASSNLGDSSPNINGPKCEKTGLPCDVLTSSCPSGAGACFASGPGRDMFESTEMIADRLYRAAAELLATPKTTKAREVTGPVGFMHQYVDMTTAETVHFDRATRSLVRVRGCLPAMGYSFAAGTTDGPGAFDFQQGTITDNVLWNAVRDFIAEPTQDDKDCQAPKPILLATGRARFPYDWQPKIVPTQLLAVGDFAMAAVPGEFTTMAGRRLRTAVARASVAAGGRDLQVVVAGLSNMYTSYITTPEEYEIQRYEGASTLYGPHTLTLYLEQYKKLVGALVRNETLPAGPQPPYEDDKQISLTTGVIFDSHPLGKEFGDVKVQPEPVYERGATASAVFIAGNPRNNLMHDKSFFTVEQQQADGNWTVIATDANWETRFRWERTSTILGFSDIEFSWTIGPNTPEGTYRIRHFGYYRYILGGVYPYVGVTNTFNVN; encoded by the exons ATGGAGGAACATCAAAGGCATCAACGGTGGAATGGCACCGGTGTGATGTCGCGTTGGCTGCTGCTGGGACTGCTAGCAGTGACGATCGGTGTATCTAGCGCGTACAAAGTTGGTGTGGGACGAGCGGACTGTACTGGACCGTCAGTGGAAATCACATTT atgggCTATGCACAGGTAACACAGCGCGGAACCGGCATACATCTGCGCCAGTACGCACGGTCCTTCATCATCGAAGACGAAACCGGCACGCGGGTCGTGTTTGTCAGCGTGGACGCCGGCATGATGGGGCACGCGATCAAGCGCGATGTGCTGGCCGTGCTGCAGAAAAAGTATGGCGAGCTGTACACCCACGCGAACGTCGTCATCAGCGGGACGCACACCCACTCCACACCGGGTGGCTTCCTGATGTATCTGCTGTACGATCTAACGTCGCTCGGGTTCGTACCGGAGACGTTCAATGCGCTCGTGCACGGTATCGCGCAGAGCGTGATCCGCGCGCACAACAATATGGTCGAGGCGCGGATTTACGTCGCCGAAACGGAGGTGCTGGACGCGAACATTAACCGCAGCCCGTCCGCGTACGAGAACAATCCGGAGGAGGAACGGGCCCAGTACGAGCACAACGTGGACAAGACGCTGGTCCAGCTGCAGTTTGTGCACGCCCGCGATGGGACACCGTTCGGTGCGATCAACTGGTACGCCGTCCATCCGACCTCGATGAACAACACGAACCGGCTCGTGTCGAGCGATAACGTGGGTCTGGCCGCGGTAATGCTTGAGCAGGAGCGCAATCCTGGCTCGTTGGTCGGCAAGGGCGAGTTTGTCGGTGCGTTTGCGTCCAGCAATTTGGGCGATTCTTCGCCAAACATCAACGGACCGAAGTGCGAGAAGACGGGCCTGCCGTGTGACGTACTGACGTCTTCGTGTCCGTCCGGAGCGGGTGCCTGCTTTGCGTCCGGGCCCGGTCGCGATATGTTCGAGAGTACGGAAATGATCGCCGACCGGTTGTACCGGGCAGCGGCCGAGTTGCTCGCCACGCCCAAAACTACCAAAGCACGTGAGGTGACCGGTCCGGTTGGGTTTATGCATCAGTACGTGGACATGACGACGGCGGAAACGGTTCACTTTGATCGGGCGACCCGCAGCCTGGTACGCGTACGGGGATGCTTGCCAGCGATGGGGTACAGCTTCGCCGCCGGCACCACGGACGGGCCGGGTGCGTTCGATTTCCAGCAGGGCACCATCACGGACAATGTGCTGTGGAACGCGGTGCGCGATTTCATTGCCGAACCGACGCAGGACGATAAGGACTGTCAGGCACCGAAACCGATACTGCTCGCGACGGGCCGGGCCCGCTTCCCGTACGACTGGCAGCCCAAAATCGTACCAACCCAGCTGCTGGCGGTCGGCGACTTTGCAATGGCGGCTGTGCCGGGCGAGTTTACGACAATGGCGGGACGCCGGCTGCGTACAGCGGTGGCCCGTGCCTCGGTAGCGGCCGGCGGGCGTGATCTGCAGGTGGTGGTGGCCGGCCTTTCCAACATGTACACCAGCTACATTACCACGCCGGAAGAGTACGAAATACAGCGATACGAAGGTGCCTCCACGCTGTACGGGCCGCACACGCTGACGCTCTATCTGGAGCAGTACAAAAAGCTGGTCGGAGCGCTCGTACGCAACGAGACGCTACCGGCCGGTCCGCAGCCACCGTACGAAGATGACAAGCAGATATCGCTCACGACTGGCGTCATCTTCGATTCGCACCCGCTCGGTAAAGAGTTTGGCGACGTCAAGGTACAGCCGGAGCCGGTGTACGAACGCGGTGCGACTGCTAGTGCCGTGTTTATTGCGGGCAATCCGCGCAACAATCTAATGCACGACAAGAGCTTTTTTACggtcgagcagcagcaggcggacGGGAACTGGACGGTTATCGCGACCGATGCCAACTGGGAAACAAG GTTCCGTTGGGAACGTACCTCCACCATACTGGGCTTTAGTGATATCGAATTTAGCTGGACGATCGGGCCAAACACACCGGAAGGAACGTACCGTATCCGACATTTTGGCTACTACCGATACATCCTTGGCGGTGTCTATCCGTACGTCGGTGTTACAAACACGTTCAACGTAAACTAG
- the LOC126557051 gene encoding echinoderm microtubule-associated protein-like CG42247, which produces MASKKPIGLTTNSRPCVLFGQASDPSETTSTSEFYDDEYDDEDDVVQDERTQQPDQQRARVRVRGAGVNSAKPYAERYDDPDDDDDEQAETNGEEGFAHWSGAKGGRGFLNGSEQRAYHALVVDAFDESDQPDEPYFGRVPYNASRAGGPIPSTPLPRPAVVRSYVRPVSRFYRRHSPLASVPCARETPSAAQPTRYTGSYTSSGQQQTKKHQREASISSGTGSPASSGEVGPKQRAARQHRFLAMSSGDADAVRPEHEPDRARTPPNPSTSIGGTNTENGPTGAQPNDTQQQQQQQQVGSGGSAIASGPAVASTGSSATVPSTATHAPNGTNQQQQQNLVNNNHSNTPADAPTTDTAASKRDLNPKGTAPLVRSKESVSPLPVKRQQNGPVGLNGIAGSSKDTNNNAPGEGQRSPQAATQSTVNGPGQTPTNPNQPTRPLGGIKGRKGGGWKARPDSESFGNALNSPTDEDELHGGSSPVTVRRQPINVNPVITRDKLASGGGVGGSVGGSVIGGGGGGGGWGPRQRGGAAVERGSRIQSPATGTAAPHLHGVLGGGGTGGGVGGTSMDVGAEGASQPAAAVAATANGTGAATAASGGPVPGTAASTPGTAQPVGPLPVKRSQSRNDVLDLDSVPGPSGLLPSNPGVPGTIGGNPQSRYSNLSFWKARRVLFYRNGDPFFPGVEFRFKPGRDICTLEALLDKISARMDLPRGARYIFSMDGDRKYSLDELEDGSSYVVSSFKVFKPASYGKKNGVWYASPGNQGWGSGAGPGRLGRKPSVTEVDNMPSGSLKPSAGRVIRIINSHDHSVQCRVLLNLRTSQPFEEVLEDLGQVLKMIGAKKMYTSNGQEVRSFSQLRNEFAEVETFYLSNTPSLPVGALGPGVIPPSPGRRSRSRLGGSVPDDLSKTTARQRARSKSRPRVLYAPENELVRASSDYPLLDAMKEEPTRITIRGLRRTFYPPLHHPPIDNAPPDKKLSLFWVHGYRGIDSKRNLWVLPSGELLYYVAAVAVLYDREEDAQRHYTGHTEDIMCMEVHPSRELVGSGQRAGRDRKSQAHVRIWSTESLQTLYVFGMGELDSGVIAVAFSQLNGGSYILAVDAGRESILSVWQWQWGHLLGKVATLQEGIWGATFHPLDDNLLITHGRGHLAFWHRRKDGFFEKTDIIKPPSRTFVTCVQFEPDGDVITADSDGFITIYSVDADGAYFVRMEFEAHNKAISCLVMLSEGTLISGGEKDRKIAAWDSLQNYKRITDIKLPESAGGVRSIYPQRPGRNDGNIYVGTTRNNILEGSLQRRFNQVIFGHGKHLWALAAHPDDEVFATGGHDKYVALWRRQKLIWTTSVGYEIIALAFHPYGAALAAGSSEGHLIVINAENGATMLTIRVCGSPLNAVEFNQVGDMIAIGSQNGSIYLFRVSRDGFSYKKINKIRGSQPLTHLDWSSEGNFLQSVTVDFDLLFWDVKSLSPEKSPIAMKDVKWLTSNSTVGFLVAGLWNNRYYPAPSNTIITTTARTAAQDLVAAGDADGYLRLFRYPCITPRAEFTEAKVYSGTLACVKFLYGNHSLVTVGGTDASLMIWELTEE; this is translated from the exons ATGGCATCCAAGAAACCAAT TGGGTTAACCACAAATTCGCGTCCGTGTGTACTATTCGGGCAGGCTTCGGATCCATCGGAGACGACCTCTACCAGCGAGTTCTACGACGACGAGtacgacgacgaagacgacgtCGTACAGGACGAACGGACGCAGCAGCCGGACCAGCAGCGGGCGCGGGTACGGGTGCGGGGAGCAGGTGTTAACAGCGCGAAACCGTACGCGGAACGGTACGACGAtccagacgacgacgacgacgagcagGCGGAGACGAACGGTGAGGAAGGATTTGCACACTGGAGCGGCGCGAAAGGTGGGCGCGGATTTTTGAACGGCAGCGAGCAGCGCGCCTACCATGCACTGGTAGTGGACGCGTTTGACGAATCGGACCAACCGGACGAACCGTACTTTGGCCGTGTGCCGTATAATGCGAGCAGGGCTGGTGGCCCGATCCCGTCGACGCCCTTGCCCCGTCCAGCCGTGGTACGCTCGTACGTGCGGCCAGTGTCGCGCTTTTACCGTCGCCATTCGCCGCTAGCGTCCGTTCCGTGCGCGCGTGAGACGCCCAGCGCAGCCCAGCCAACGCGGTACACCGGCAGCTACACCAGCAGCGGCCAGCAGCAAACGAAGAAGCATCAGCGCGAAGCATCGATCTCCTCCGGTACGGGCAGTCCGGCATCGAGTGGGGAGGTGGGCCCGAAGCAGCGGGCAGCAAGGCAGCATCGCTTTCTCGCCATGTCGTCCGGTGACGCAGACGCCGTGCGGCCCGAGCACGAACCCGACCGTGCGAGAACGCCCCCAAATCCGTCGACATCGATTGGGGGCACCAATACCGAGAACGGGCCGACCGGCGCTCAGCCGAACgacacgcagcagcagcagcagcagcagcaggtcggGTCCGGTGGTAGCGCTATCGCTTCGGGTCCGGCAGTAGCATCGACTGGCTCGAGCGCGACAGTGCCGTCGACAGCAACGCACGCACCGAACGGTaccaaccagcagcaacagcagaatcTGGTGAACAACAATCACAGCAACACGCCAGCGGACGCACCGACCACAGACACAGCTGCGTCCAAGCGTGACTTAAACCCGAAAGGTACGGCACCGCTGGTGCGCAGCAAGGAATCCGTATCGCCGCTACCGGTGAAGCGCCAGCAGAACGGACCCGTTGGGCTAAACGGGATCGCCGGCAGCAGCAAggacaccaacaacaacgcaCCCGGCGAGGGCCAGCGTAGTCCGCAGGCCGCCACGCAATCAACCGTAAACGGGCCGGGTCAAACGCCCACCAATCCCAACCAACCGACGCGCCCGCTTGGCGGCATCAAGGGACGGAAGGGGGGCGGCTGGAAGGCCCGCCCGGACAGTGAATCGTTCGGGAACGCGCTCAACTCGCCGACGGACGAGGACGAGCTGCACGGTGGCAGCAGCCCGGTTACGGTACGCCGACAGCCGATCAACGTCAATCCGGTCATCACCCGGGACAAGCTCGCtagcggtggtggtgtaggTGGTAGTGTTGGTGGAAGTGTCattgggggtggtggtggtggtggcggttggGGTCCAAGACAGCGGGGTGGTGCGGCCGTTGAGCGGGGCAGCCGGATCCAGAGTCCAGCGACCGGTACAGCCGCTCCACATCTGCACGGTGTGCTAGGTGGAGGAGGGACTGGTGGAGGAGTCGGCGGGACGTCGATGGACGTTGGTGCGGAGGGTGCGTCGCAGCCAGCCGCCGCCGTAGCCGCCACCGCGAACGGTACCGGTGCCGCCACAGCCGCCAGCGGCGGTCCGGTACCAGGTACGGCCGCCAGTACACCGGGCACGGCCCAGCCGGTTGGTCCGTTGCCGGTAAAGCGCAGCCAGTCGCGAAACGACGTGCTGGACCTGGACAGTGTACCCGGACCGTCGGGGCTACTGCCGAGCAACCCGGGCGTACCGGGCACGATCGGGGGCAATCCGCAGTCACGCTACTCAAACCTGTCGTTCTGGAAGGCGCGGCGGGTGCTGTTCTACCGGAATGGCGATCCCTTCTTTCCGGGCGTCGAGTTCCGGTTCAAGCCCGGGCGGGACATCTGCACGCTCGAGGCACTGCTCGACAAAATCTCCGCCCGGATGGATCTGCCCCGGGGCGCTCGCTACATATTCTCGATGGACGGCGACAGGAAGTATTCGCTCGATGAGCTCGAGGACGGTTCCAGCTACGTCGTCTCCTCGTTCAAGGTGTTCAAG CCGGCCAGCTACGGCAAGAAGAACGGTGTGTGGTACGCGTCACCGGGCAATCAGGGATGGGGTAGCGGTGCGGGCCCGGGCCGACTCGGCCGCAAACCGTCCGTCACCGAGGTGGACAACATGCCGTCCGGCAGCCTGAAGCCGAGCGCCGGCCGCGTTATTAGAATAATCAACAGTCACGATCACAGCGTGCAG TGTCGCGTGCTGCTGAACCTGCGCACATCGCAACCGTTCGAGGAGGTGCTGGAGGATCTCGGCCAGGTGTTGAAGATGATCGGAGCCAAAAAGATGTATACCAGCAACGGGCAGGAGGTGCGCAGCTTCTCGCAGCTGCGCAACGAGTTTGCCGAGGTGGAAACGTTCTATCTGAGCAACACGCCCTCGCTGCCGGTCGGTGCGCTCGGGCCGGGCGTCATACCACCGTCGCCCGGGCGCCGTTCGCGTTCGCGGCTGGGCGGCTCGGTACCGGACGATCTGTCCAAGACGACCGCCCGCCAGCGGGCACGCAGCAAGAGCCGGCCGCGCGTGCTGTACGCACCGGAGAACGAGCTGGTCCGTGCATCGTCCGACTATCCGCTGCTGGACGCGATGAAGGAGGAACCGACGCGCATTACGATCCGTGGCCTGCGGCGCACCTTCTATCCGCCGCTGCATCATCCGCCGATAGACAACGCACCGCCGGACAAGAAGCTGTCCCTGTTCTGGGT GCATGGATACCGTGGCATCGATTCGAAGCGCAATCTTTGGGTTTTGCCGTCCGGCGAGCTGCTGTACTACGTGGCTGCCGTTGCCGTACTGTACGATCGCGAGGAAGACGCACAGCGCCATTACACCGGCCACACGGAAGACATTATGTG CATGGAGGTGCATCCATCGCGGGAGCTAGTCGGCTCGGGACAGCGGGCCGGCCGGGATCGGAAGTCGCAGGCGCACGTGCGCATCTGGAGCACCGAGTCACTGCAGACGCTGTACGTGTTCGGGATGGGCGAGCTCGATTCGGGCGTAATTGCGGTCGCCTTTTCACAGCTGAACGGTGGCAGCTACATCCTCGCCGTCGATGCCGGCCGCGAAAGCATCCTGTCCGTCTGGCAATGGCAATGGGGCCATCTGCTCGGCAAGGTGGCG ACCCTGCAAGAAGGCATTTGGGGCGCTACATTCCATCCGCTGGACGATAATCTACTGATCACACACGGCCGAGGACATCTGGCATTTTGGCACAGACGGAAAGATGGTTTCTTCGAAAAGACAGACATCATTAAACCG CCCTCTCGAACGTTTGTCACCTGCGTCCAGTTTGAGCCGGATGGCGATGTCATCACGGCGGACAGTGACGGTTTCATCACGATCTACAGCGTCGACGCGGACGGTGCGTACTTTGTGCGCATGGAGTTCGAGGCGCACAACAAAGCGATCAGCTGCCTGGTGATGCTGTCCGAGGGTACGCTGATATCTGGCGGCGAGAAGGATCGCAAGATAGCTGCCTGGGACTCGCTGCAAAACTACAAACGCATCACAGACATTAAG CTGCCGGAGTCAGCCGGCGGTGTACGCTCGATATATCCTCAGCGGCCGGGCCGGAACGATGGCAACATCTACGTCGGCACGACGCGCAACAACATCCTGGAGGGTTCGCTGCAGCGACGCTTCAATCAGGTCATCTTCGGGCACGGCAAACATCTGTGGGCGCTGGCAGCCCATCCAGATGATGAGGTGTTCGCGACCGGCGGTCACGATAAGTATGTGGCGCTTTGGCGCCGCCAAAAGCTGATCTGGACGACCTCGGTCGGGTACGAGATAATAGCGCTCGCGTTCCATCCGTACGGTGCCGCCCTGGCGGCTGGAAGTTCCGAGGGTCATCTGATAGTGATTAATGCGGAAAATGGCGCCACAATGCTGACGATTCGTGTGTGTGGTTCACCGCTGAATGCGGTCGAGTTTAATCAGG TTGGTGACATGATAGCGATTGGATCACAAAATGGCAGCATCTATCTGTTCCGAGTGTCACGCGACGGGTTCTCGTACAAGAAGATCAACAAGATCCGTGGCTCACAGCCACTAACACATCTCGACTGGAGCAGCGAGGGTAACTTCCTGCAGTCGGTGACGGTAGACTTCGATCTGCTGTTCTGGGACGTGAAGTCACTGTCACCGGAGAAGAGCCCGATCGCGATGAAGGACGTTAAGTGGCTGACCAGTAACAGCACCGTCGGCTTTCTGGTGGCCGGTCTCTGGAACAATCGCTACTATCCGGCACCGTCGAACACGATCATCACGACGACGGCACGCACCGCCGCCCAGGATCTGGTGGCGGCTGGCGATGCCGACGGTTATCTGCGCCTGTTCCGCTACCCGTGCATTACGCCGCGGGCCGAGTTTACCGAGGCGAAGGTATACTCCGGTACGCTCGCGTGCGTGAAGTTCCTGTACGGCAACCATAGCCTGGTGACGGTCGGCGGTACCGACGCGTCGCTCATGATCTGGGAGCTGACCGAGGAATAG